The genomic DNA CAGCTCCTGGGGAACCACCTCCTCGGCGGTGGAGTAGGTCGTGTCCTCCGACGGGCCATAGAGATTCAGCAACCGTACGCCGCCCGGGCCGGCGGCGCCGTGGACCGCTTCCGCCAGTCCGCGGCGCAGCGGCTCGCCGGCCAGCCCGACGACCCGCACCGAATCCCCCAGGGGCCCCCGGCGGAGCAGCTCCCTCATGGCCGAGGGTACGGTGTTGATGAAGGTCACCCGATGCTCGGCGGGATGGCCGGAGAGAGCCAGGGCGCCGGCGGCCAGGACCACCCGCCCACCGCGGACCAGCGGCGCGAAGATCTCGAAAACCGAGAGATCGAAGCACACCGAGGTGACAGCGAACATCACCGCCATCTCCCCGTCGTCGAAGGCCTGGAGGCTCCAATCGAGGCGCGCCCCGGCATTGGCGTGGGTCACCCCCACTCCCTTGGGCCGCCCGGTGGAACCGGAGGTGTAGATCACATAGGCCAGCTCGCTGCCCAGGAAGCTTTCCCCGTTCTCCGGTGCCACGGCGGCGCCCTGCTCGGGATCGCCGTTGGCCGAGCCCTCTTCCGGCGGCTCTTCCGCATCGAGATCGAAGAGAAATCCGCGGCCGCCGGACTCGCCAGACAGCAGCCCCGAAGGCAGCAGAGCGGTCCGGGAGAGGACGCCGGCTACCGCCGAGTCTTGGAGCATGAAGCCCAGCCGCTCCCGCGGGTAGGCGGGATCCAGGGGAACGTAGGCGGCGCCGGTGCGCAGTACGGCGAGGAGCGCCACCACGAGATCCCGCGAACGCTCCAGGAGCACGCCGACGCGGTCCCCCGGCCCCGCCCCGAGAGCTTCCAGCCGCTGCGCCCACCGCGCCGAACGCTGGGCCAGCCGGGCGTAGGTGAGCACCCCCTTCGCATCCTCCACGGCCACCGCCTCCGGCGTCCGCCGGGCTTGTTCCAGCACCCGCTGGTGGAGAGCCAGGGCTGCCCCGGTGGATCCGCCCCCGAAGGTTCGGCTCCACTCCCAGCGCAGGGCGTGGGCCCGGGCCGGCGATATCTTCCCTTCCGCCGCGGCGCCGGAACCGGAATCGGTGGCCTCGGGATGAGGGGCCTCAGGATGAGGGGTCTCGGAATGGGCTGACGTTGGCTTGGCCATGGCTTCATCCTCAGTGCTCGGAACCGGCCCCGTCCGCTCCTCCCTCGCCCCCCTCGGGAACCCCTCTCTCCCCCGGAACCAAGTGCAGGGTGTGCTGCGCCGCTCCCGGCAGCAGCGGCGTCGCCTCCCCGGCGAGCCAGGCCTGGTGGCCGTCGCGGTAGTGGGGGGACATGGGATGGGCGCTCTGGCCGCCGGGCATGTGGAAGATGGCCTGATCCTCCCGCCCCGGGGCCACCACCATGCGCTGGGACGGACCGTAGCCGCTGCTCTGCACCCGCGGCATGTAGAAGTCGCCGGGCTGGGGATCCGGCGCCATGTCGAGCCAGCCCTTCACCGGCCCCGGCGCCATGCGGCTGAAGAGGTGGGTCATGCGCAAGCGGTTGCGCTCGCCCCAGGTCTGGTCGGCGAGGGCCTCCTGCCGCTCTTCCACCTCCGCCACCACGGCGTCGGCGGCCTCCAGCAACAATCCGTCCCAGCCTCCTTCGACACCAGCCGCGGCCTCCGGCGGCCGCGCCTCCACCAGCGCCCAGACGGCGCCCTCGGCCTGACCGTAATCGTCCAGGTAGTCGTATTCCTCGTCGGGCATGGGGCAACCGCCGGCGATGGCGTCGAAGAGCCGGGAGCCGAGCTCCAGGCGGAAATCGCGCACCAGGGTGTAGCCGACGGCGTCGACGGTGGCGCGGCCCTGCCAGTTGTCCACCAGCCGGCGCAGCTCGCCGCGCTGGGGATGACCCGCCACCGCCTCGTCGTCCAGAACGTCCAGGAGGAGCTGTCGCCAACCCTCCAGGAAGAGGGCCCGGTCGTCGAGCTGGATGGCGAGCATGTCCTGCTCGTCCGCGTCTTCCAGCACCATGAGCTGATCCCGTACCTGGGTCGCCCGGGCACCGAGGCCGAAGTTGCCGTCACCCAGCAGATCGACCTCGGCGAGGCCCGAGGAAGCCTCCCTCGACCCCACGGCGCTGGTCTCGACCTCCGCGGCTCCCTCAGCCTCCGCCGCTTCCGGCGGGAAGGCCAGGGCCCGCTGGTTGGAGGACCACAGTCGCCCCGACGGCGGATCGAGGATCATCGGCACCTCTTCCGGCGCCAGGTAGCCGTCCCATCCTCCCGCCTCCGAAGACCCCATCTCTGAAGACCAAGAGACCGGCAGCCGGCCGGCGCCGCCGACGCGTTTCGGCACCCGGCCCACCATGGTCCAGCCGATGTGGCCGTCGGCATCCGCCACCAGCATGTTGAGGGACGGCAGGCCGGAGCGGCGGCCGATCTCCAGAGCCTCCTGCGCCGTGGTGGCGGTCTCCAAGGCCTGCAGCTCCAGATTCACCGCCGCCGGGTCGTGGGGGATCCAGCGCACCGCTGCCGGCTGGGCGCCCTCCGGGCCGCCGATACCGTCCTCCAGCACCGGCCCCCAGAGGGTCCAGCGCACCGAACCGACCTCCGGTTCCTGCCCCGGCACCTCGAAGGTCTCGTCGAAGACCTCGTAGGCCCGCGGCCCGTCGGGAGTGAGATAGCGCGTCTCGTCCTGGGGATCCGGCTCCAGCAGGATTACGTCCAGGGAGTCGGTGCGACCGTTGGTGAAGCCCCAGGCGACGTGCCCGTTGCTCCCCGCCACCAGCAGCGGCAGGCCCGGCAGGGTAATGCCCGCCAGGCGGTGTTCGCCACCGGCACCGTCGGGCCATTGGAGCACCGTGCGATACCAGATATTGGGCAAGGTGTAGCCCATGTGCATGTCCAAGGCGAGCATGGCGCCGCCGTGACCGGTGTGCTCTCCGGACACCACCCAGGCGTTGCTACCGGCGACCTCCAGCCCCTCGGCACCGCTCAGGCCTCGCTCCCAGGGAGCATGGAGGAAGGCCTGGGAGCTCTCCTCCTCCGGCCCGGAAGCCTCCCCGGCCGCGGAATCCGCCGGCGCCGGCACCGTGCTCAAGGGGCTGGGCACCTCGGGCCACGGCGAGGCCTCTCCCGCCAGGGGAGCGTCCCACGGGGTGCCGCGGGGGGTGAGCAGCCGGTAGGTCTCCTCCGGCAGGCAGCGGTGGAGCGCCGCCAGAGTCTCCTCGTACTCCTGGGCACTGCCCTGGAGCATCACCCACAGGCTGTGGAGCATGAGCACCGAGTCCGCCTCGGTCCAGGGCTCCGGCGAGCGGCGCAGCACGAGATATTCGAACGGCGGCTCGTCGAGGGCCGCGATGCCGGCGTTGATGCCCCGGGTGTAGGCCGCCAGCAGGTCTCGCTGCTGGGCGGGCAGAGCCGCCAACACCTGCTCCGCGTTGGCCCGGAAGCGGTGAATGCGCAGCCGCCGGTCCACCCGTGCCAGCCGCGCCCCGAAGAGCCCCGCCAGCTCGCCGGCGGCCTGGCGCCGGATCAAATCCATCTGCAGCAGCCGGTCCTGGGCGTGGACGAAGCCGAGGCCGTAGGCCACATCCTCCCGGGAGGTGCCCGCCACCGTCACCACCCCGAGCTCGTCTCGGTCGATGCTCACCGGCGCCGCGAGACCCGCCACCGTCATCTCTCCGTCCACCGCCGGCAGACTCCCCCGCAATTGCGAGCGCAACCAGAGACCGGCGGCGAGAAGAACCACGACCACCAGCAGCACCAAAACCAGGACGGCCCGGCCCAGCCACCGCAGCCAGCGACGGGGGCGAGATGAAACACTCGTGTCACGAGCGGAGGAGGACATGGCGGCTCCTTTCAGGGGATTGGAGAAGGGCGGGCGTGGCCGAGCCACTTCGTAGGGGTGCCCCCAACCAGGCTGTCCGGGACACTCCCCGGACCGTTTGGGAGCATTTTTCCAGCTCTGCTATATTGCTTGGATTCCGGGAGTTACGCACCCTCTCCCGGCCTGTGCTGCACATCCACCGCCGGGCCCGGCGGCATGTTTTGAATCTCTTCCGGAGGCCCTTTTGGACATTTTTCTGCAGGAGCTTCGTCAGACCTTTCGCGAGCTGCGCCGGCGGCCCGTGTTCACCCTCGTCACAGTCTTGTCGCTGGCCCTCGGCATCGGCGCCCTGACGGCGGTCTTCACCATCGCCAACACCCTGCTCTTCCGGCCACTGCCCTTCGCCGACGAAGAGGAGCTGCTGCGCATCCAGGACGTTCAGGAGCGGCCCGGCGAGAGCCCCCGAGTGACCAGCATGGCTGCCCTCAACTACGACGTGCTGCGTCAGCGCACGGAGGTCTTCGAGGGCCTGGCGCTGCAGGACGAGGGCAGCTTCAATCTGCAGGGTACGGAAGAGCCCATCCGCGTCTTCGGCGCCTACGCCAGCGCCGGTGCCTTCGAGGTCCTGGGCATCGAGCCCATCCTCGGCCGCAGCTTCTCTCCCGACGAGGACCAGGCCGGCGCGCCGGCGCGGGTGGCGGTGCTCAGCTACGACCTCTGGCAGCGCCACCTGGGAGGGGATCCGGACCTCCTCGGCGAGGACGTGATCATCAACCAGGAGCCCCACACCATCATCGGCGTCCTGCCGCCGAGCTACCGCTACCCCTACGACGCCGAGCTGTGGGTGCCCATGGGCTTCGACGTCAACAATCCCCGCGCCTCCCACTATCTGCACGTGGTCGGCCGGCTGCGGGACGGCGCCAGCCTCGAGGAGGCGCAGCAGGAGCTGAACGCCATCGCCGCCCAGCTGGCCCAGGACTATCCGGAGAGTAATACCGATTGGGGCTTCGGGCTGACTCCGGTACGCGAGGAGATCACCGGCGATCTGGACACCGGGGTGGTCTGGCTGCTGGCAGCGGCGGCGGCCTTCCTGCTGCTCATCGCCTGCGCCAACGCCGCCAGCATGCTCCTGGCCCGCTCTACGGAGCGCGCCGCAGAGGTCGCTCTGCGCTCGGTGCTGGGCTCCTCGCGCTCCCGCCTGATCGCCCGCATGATGCTCCAAGGCCTGGTGCTGGCGATCCTCGGCGGCGGCTTCGGCCTGATCCTGGCCTTCACCATCCTCGGCCCGGTGGTGCGCCTCAGTCCCCTGGCGGACATCTACATCTTCGCCTCGCGGCTGACGCCGGACCTGCGGGTCCTGGGCTTCACCCTCGCGGTGTGCGCCGTGGTGGGCGTGATCTTCAGTCTGATTCCGGCGCTCCACGCCTCGCGGGTCGATCTGCAAAGCCTGCTCAAGGAAGAGAGCCGGGGCTCCCTGTCCTCTGGCGGCCGCCGCTGGCTGACCAGCTTCGTCGTCGCCGAGGTGGCGGTGGCCACGGTGCTGCTGGTGGGCGCCTTCCTGATGGTGGGCACCTTCCAACGGCTGGTGGCCGTCGACCCGGGCTTCGAAGCGGACAATCTGCTGGTAGCCCACATGGCGCTGCCGAGCTCCAAATATCCCGAGGACGTCCAGAAGGTCCAATTCATCGACACCCTGTGCGAGCGCCTGGAAGCGCTGCCCGGCGTCCGCGCCGCCGGCGTCACCACCCTCTTCCCCCTGGACCAGGTGCGCATGCTCTCCCCCTTCTCCATCGACGGCCGGCCGCCGACGGACCCCGGGGAAATGCTCGCCGCCAATTTCCGCATGGTCAACGAGGGCTATCTCGAAGCCCTCGGCGTGCGGCTGGTGGGCGGCCGTCTCTTCGAGCAGCGGGATATGAACCCGACGCCGCCGGCCTTCGTCATCAGCCGCACCATGGCGGAGCGCTTCTTCCCCGGCCAGGACGCCGTGGGACGGCAAATGAAGCGCGCGCCCTGGGAGCTGGAGCGGCCCTGGGGACCGGTGGTAGGCGTGGTGGAGGACGTCATCGACAGCGGGGACACCGCGGAGACCCTCTACATTCCCATCACCCACTTCCGCTTCATCAACGACAACGTGGCGCTGACGGTGCGTACCGAGGGCCCGCCCAACAACGCCCTGCCGGCGATCCGCCGGACGTTGCGGGAGATCGACCCCCAACAGCCCCTCTACGACGTCGCTACGGCGCGGGAGATGATCGCCGAGAGCCACGGCAACGAGCGCTTCGCCGCCGCCCTGCTCACCAGCTTCGCCAGCCTCGGCCTGGTGCTGGCGCTCATCGGCATCTACGGCATCCTGACCTACAGCGTCGCCAGCCGCAGCCGCGAGCTGGGCCTGCGCATGGCCCTCGGCGCCCAGCGCAGCGAGATCCTGTGGCAGGTGGTGCGCCAAGGTCTGACGGTCACCGGCATCGGTCTCTTCCTGGGGCTGGCGGGCTCCTTCCTGCTCACCCGCCTGCTGGAGGCCTACGTCTTCGAGCTCGACCGTCCGGATCCCATGCTCCTCGGCGGTATTGGCCTGATCGTGCTGGTGGTGGCCCTGCTGGCGGCGCTGCTGCCGGCGCGCCGGGCGACGCGGGTCGATCCCGCCACCGTCCTGCGCGGCGAGTAGGAGGCGCGGAAGGGCGGTCATGGCCGCTCCTCCCGCGGTGTCTCGAGGGCTTCGCTGAGGCGCTGAGCCACCTCGCCCACCGGAGGGCCGAGAACCAGCGAGTAGTGATCGCCTTCGAGGTCCACCACCTTCAGCTCCGGCAGCAGCCGCCGCCAGCCGGCGGCGTCGACGGGGCCCCTAGCGTCGGGAGAACCAACGGCGCGCAGCAGCGTCGCCGGTCCGGTATAGCCCTCGGGGCGATAGTCCACCAGCAGACGATGATGCCGGCGGAAGATCTCCCAGGCCGCCCGCACATCCTCCAGCGCCAGATCCTCCGGCAGCAGCCCGCGGCGATGAGCACGCCGCAGGAGCCCTTCGAGACCGCCGCGGGGATCGAGCCCGGCCAATGCTTCCGGCGCCACCGCCGCCCCGGGCCGGGACGCCAGCAGGTCGAGACCAAAGCGCCCCAGAAGAGTCGCCTCGTCCACCTCGGGCATGGGCGGCAGCTGAGGATCGATCAAGACCAGCGGCTCTACTTCCTTCCCAACAGCTTCCAGCTGCCGAGCCATCTCGTAAGCCACCACTCCGCCCATGGACCAGCCGGCGAGGCGATAGGGTCCGTCGGGCTGGTGCTCTCGCAGGGTCCTGAGGTAGTCGGCGGCCAGCTCTTCCAGAGTGTCCGGAGATCCCTCCGGCGAGGCCTGGAAGGAGACGATGGGCTGCTGCGGATCGAGCTGCCTCGCCAGCGGCGCGTAGCACAGCACCTGGCCGCCGATGGGATGAATCAACACCAGCGGCGGGCCTTCCCCGGGGCGCAGCTGCACCAGCGATCCCTCCGCCGCCGAAGACTGGCCGCGCACCAGCAGCGCCAGAGCCTCCGGCGTCGGATGACTGAACAAGGTCGCCACCGGCAGGCTGACCCCCAGCCGCCGCCGGATGCGCGCCATCACCCGCACCGCCATCAAGGAGGTACCGCCGAGGGCGAAGAAATCGCTGGTGGGGGTCGCCTGGTCAGAATCCAGCAGCTCGCCGAAGAGCTCCACCAGGGCCCCTTCGGTCTCGTCCGCCGGCGGCCTTTGGGCCACCCTCGGAGAAACGATCTTCACAGCCGCCTCCGGAGCCACGACCTCCTCCGCCACCATCTGCGAGCGCTCCTGGGGCGGCAACCAGCCAAGCTCGGCGAGAGGAGCTTCAGGGGCCTCGACGACGCTCTCCAAGAGGGTCTGGAAGCGCTGCCGAAGGTCCTCGATGGTGCTGCGGTCGAAGAGGTCGACGGCGTATTCGAGACCGCCCACGAGAACGCTGCCGCCTTCGTCAGCCGCCTCTCCAAGATTCAACGTCAGATCGAATTTGGCGCTGGTGCCCGCGACCCCCACCGGTTCCACCTCCAGCCCCGGCAGCGCCGCCCCCTCGCCGGGGGTGTTGCGCAGGGCCAAGAGCACCTGGAAGAGCGGCTGGCGGGAGAGGTCCCGGCGCGGCGCCAGCGCCTCCACCAGGCGTTCGAAGGGCACTTCCTGGTGGGCGTGGGCGTCGAGCACCCGGCGCCGAGCCTGAGCCAGAAGCGCGGCGAAGGTGGCCTCCCCGGCCTCGGCTCCCAGGTCCATACGCAGCACCAGGGTGTTGACGAAGAAGCCCAGCAGCGGCTCCAGCTCCCGCCGCAGGCGCCCCGCCACCGGCGTCCCCAGGAGCAGATCCCGCTGCCCCGACCAGCGGGCCAGGAGCAGCGAGAAGGCCGCCAGCAAGACCATGAAGAGGGTCGCTCCGTGCTCCCGGCCGAGGGCCTCCAAACGCTCCCCGAGGACCGCCGGCAGACGCACCGGCACCGAGGCGCCGCGGTGGCTCTGACGCTCCGGCCGCGGGCGGTCGGTGGGCAGATCGAGATGCTGGGGCGCCCCCGCCAGCTCCCGACGCCAATGCTCCACCTCCGCCGCCAGCACCTCGCCGGTGAGGCGCCGGCGCTGCCAGGCCGCATAGTCGGCGTATTGCACCGGCAGCGGCGGCAGAGCGTCGGTCTCTCCACCCTCACCGTAGAGCCGCGCCACCTCGCCGACGAAGAGCCCCATGGACCATCCATCGGAGACGATGTGATGCTGGTTGGTCATCAGCAGGTGGTGGTCCCGGGCCAGACGCACCAGCAGCGCTCGCAGCAACGGCCCCCGAGCCAGGTCGAAGGGCCGGGCGGCCTCCTCGGC from Acidobacteriota bacterium includes the following:
- a CDS encoding penicillin acylase family protein; protein product: MSSSARDTSVSSRPRRWLRWLGRAVLVLVLLVVVVLLAAGLWLRSQLRGSLPAVDGEMTVAGLAAPVSIDRDELGVVTVAGTSREDVAYGLGFVHAQDRLLQMDLIRRQAAGELAGLFGARLARVDRRLRIHRFRANAEQVLAALPAQQRDLLAAYTRGINAGIAALDEPPFEYLVLRRSPEPWTEADSVLMLHSLWVMLQGSAQEYEETLAALHRCLPEETYRLLTPRGTPWDAPLAGEASPWPEVPSPLSTVPAPADSAAGEASGPEEESSQAFLHAPWERGLSGAEGLEVAGSNAWVVSGEHTGHGGAMLALDMHMGYTLPNIWYRTVLQWPDGAGGEHRLAGITLPGLPLLVAGSNGHVAWGFTNGRTDSLDVILLEPDPQDETRYLTPDGPRAYEVFDETFEVPGQEPEVGSVRWTLWGPVLEDGIGGPEGAQPAAVRWIPHDPAAVNLELQALETATTAQEALEIGRRSGLPSLNMLVADADGHIGWTMVGRVPKRVGGAGRLPVSWSSEMGSSEAGGWDGYLAPEEVPMILDPPSGRLWSSNQRALAFPPEAAEAEGAAEVETSAVGSREASSGLAEVDLLGDGNFGLGARATQVRDQLMVLEDADEQDMLAIQLDDRALFLEGWRQLLLDVLDDEAVAGHPQRGELRRLVDNWQGRATVDAVGYTLVRDFRLELGSRLFDAIAGGCPMPDEEYDYLDDYGQAEGAVWALVEARPPEAAAGVEGGWDGLLLEAADAVVAEVEERQEALADQTWGERNRLRMTHLFSRMAPGPVKGWLDMAPDPQPGDFYMPRVQSSGYGPSQRMVVAPGREDQAIFHMPGGQSAHPMSPHYRDGHQAWLAGEATPLLPGAAQHTLHLVPGERGVPEGGEGGADGAGSEH
- a CDS encoding ABC transporter permease; this translates as MDIFLQELRQTFRELRRRPVFTLVTVLSLALGIGALTAVFTIANTLLFRPLPFADEEELLRIQDVQERPGESPRVTSMAALNYDVLRQRTEVFEGLALQDEGSFNLQGTEEPIRVFGAYASAGAFEVLGIEPILGRSFSPDEDQAGAPARVAVLSYDLWQRHLGGDPDLLGEDVIINQEPHTIIGVLPPSYRYPYDAELWVPMGFDVNNPRASHYLHVVGRLRDGASLEEAQQELNAIAAQLAQDYPESNTDWGFGLTPVREEITGDLDTGVVWLLAAAAAFLLLIACANAASMLLARSTERAAEVALRSVLGSSRSRLIARMMLQGLVLAILGGGFGLILAFTILGPVVRLSPLADIYIFASRLTPDLRVLGFTLAVCAVVGVIFSLIPALHASRVDLQSLLKEESRGSLSSGGRRWLTSFVVAEVAVATVLLVGAFLMVGTFQRLVAVDPGFEADNLLVAHMALPSSKYPEDVQKVQFIDTLCERLEALPGVRAAGVTTLFPLDQVRMLSPFSIDGRPPTDPGEMLAANFRMVNEGYLEALGVRLVGGRLFEQRDMNPTPPAFVISRTMAERFFPGQDAVGRQMKRAPWELERPWGPVVGVVEDVIDSGDTAETLYIPITHFRFINDNVALTVRTEGPPNNALPAIRRTLREIDPQQPLYDVATAREMIAESHGNERFAAALLTSFASLGLVLALIGIYGILTYSVASRSRELGLRMALGAQRSEILWQVVRQGLTVTGIGLFLGLAGSFLLTRLLEAYVFELDRPDPMLLGGIGLIVLVVALLAALLPARRATRVDPATVLRGE